The following nucleotide sequence is from Synechococcus sp. CBW1004.
GGTGCAGATCCGCATCGCCGAACCGGGGGAGACCCTGCCGACCGGCGGCAAGGTGCTCAACCTGCTGGATCTCAGCGATGTGTTCATGACCTTCTATCTGCCCGCCGGTGAGGCCGGCCGCCTCCAGCTGGGCAGTGAGGCGCGCCTGATCCTGGATGCGGCACCCGAGCTGGTGATCCCGGCACGGGTCACCTACGTGGCGAGCGCGGCCCAGTTCACCCCCAAGACCGTGGAAACCCGCTCCGAACGACAGACGCTGATGTTCCGGATCAAGGCCAGCGTCGAACCGGCTCTGGTGCGGCGCTACGAGCGGGGCGCCAAGATCGGCATGCCTGGCGTCGCCTGGGTGCGGCTGGACCCTGCCGTGCCCTGGCCCCGGCGGCTGCAGGTGAAGCTGCCACCCCCGCCATGAGCCTCGCCCTGCAGGCCACCGGATTGCGGCTGCGCTATGGCACCGTCACGGCCCTCGCCGCCATCGATCTGCAGGTGCCGACCGGCAGCTTCCTGGGGTTGATCGGACCCGATGGCGTCGGCAAATCGAGCCTGCTGGCCCTGATCGCCGGCTCTCGGCGGCTGCAGGGGGGGCAGCTGCAGGTGCTCGGCGCCGACATGGCCGATCCGGCGGCGCGCCGGCGGGTGAGCCCGCGCCTGGCCTATCTGCCCCAGGGCCTCGGCCGCAACCTCTACCCCAGCCTCACGGTGCGCGAAAGCATCGATGGCTTCGCGGGACTGTTCGGTGTGGCGCCCCACGACCTGCGGCGGCGGCGGGCGGCGCTGCTGGACGCGGTCGGGCTGGCTCCCTTCGCGCAGCGGCTCGCCGGCCAGCTCTCCGGGGGGATGAAACAGAAGCTGGGCCTGTGCTGCGCCCTAATTCACGACCCGGATCTGCTGCTGCTCGATGAACCCACCAGTGGCGTGGACCCACTCTCGAGGCGGCAGTTCTGGCAGCTGATCGGCGCGATCCGGCGCGAGCGGCCCCAGCTCACCGTGCTGGCAGCCAGTGCCGATCTCCAGGAAGCCGCCGGCTTCGAGCGGCTGGCGGTGCTCGACGCAGGACGTCTGCTGGCGGCTGGCTCGCCGGAGGAGCTGCTGCAACAAACGGGAACGACCAGCCTGGAGCAGGCCTTCGTGGCGCTGCTGCCTGCGGAACAGCGGGCCCGCCATCAGCCGGTGACCCTCCCCGAACCCCTGGCCCAGGCCACGGAGGTGGTGATCGAGGCCCGCGGACTGACCCGCCGTTTCGATGGCTTCACGGCGGTCGATGGGGTGGATCTGGCGATCCGTCGCGGTGAGATCTTCGGCTTCCTCGGCTCCAACGGCTGCGGCAAGACCACCACCATGAAGATGCTCACGGGCCTTCTGCCGCCGACCGCCGGTGCGGCCCTGCTGCTGTCCAGGCCGGTGCAGCCGCAGGATCTGTCGACCCGCCGCCGGGTGGGCTACATGGCCCAGAGCTTTTCGCTCTATCAGGAGCTGACCGTGCGGCAGAACCTGCGGCTGCATGGCCAGCTGTTCGGTGTTCCGGGGGTGGAACTGCAACGCCGGACGGATGCGCTGATAAGGCGCTTCGGCCTGGAGGCCGTCGCCGAGCGGCTGCCGGACGCCCTGCCGCTCGGCCTGCGCCAGCGGCTCTCCCTGGCCGTGGCCCTGATCCACCGGCCGGAGGTGCTGATCCTCGATGAGCCGACGGCCGGCGTGGATCCGATCGCCCGCGATGCCTTCTGGAACGAGCTGATCCGCCTCTCCCGCCAGGAGCGGGTGACGATCTTTCTGTCGACCCACACGATTGCGGAGGCGGCGCGCTGTGACCACGTGGCGTTGATGCATGCCGGACGGGTGCTCACGACGGCCCCGCCGCAGGAGCTGATCGCTCAGCGCGGCTGCCGCACGCTGGAGCAGGCCTTCATCGCCATCCTCGACGAGGTGGCTCCGCAGCCCATCCCACCTGAGGCGGTGGACTGGCTGGGGCCGCCGGCCGCCACACAGCCGGCTCCCGCGCCCTTCCGTGTGCGGCGCCTGGGCTGGACCGCCCGCCGGGAGGTGCTGGAACTGCGCCGCGATCCGCTGCGCGCCGTTCTCGCCCTGGTGGGCAGCGTCGTGCTGATGGTGGTGATGGGAACCGGCATCAGCTTCGATGTGGAACACCTGCCCTTCGCGGTGCTCGATCGCGATCAGAGCAGCCTGAGTCGCGATTACATCAGCGGCATCGCCGCATCGCGCTACTTCCGCCTGCAAGCCCCGATCACCTCCCCCGCTGAGCTGGATCGCCGTCTGGCCAGCGGCCGGCTGAGCCTGGCGCTGGAGATTCCGCCCCATTTCGCCCGCTCCGTCAAACGCGGCGATCCGGTGAGCCTGGGCATCTGGCTCGATGGGGCCATGCCCCAGCGGGCGGAGACGGCGCGCAGCAGCTTCGAAGGTCTGCACAGCCAGTGGCTGAAGGAGCAGCGTTCGCTGGGCCTCTTTCCCCGGGAGAGCCTGTCCGCCGTACCCGCCGGGGCCATCCCCGTGGAGACCCGCTTTCTCTACAACCCCGATCTGCGCAGCATCACGGCGATGGTGCCCTCGGTGATCCCGCTGCTGCTGATGCTGATCCCGGCGATGCTCACCAGCCTCTCGGTGGTGCGTGAGAAGGAACTGGGCTCCCAGGTGAACCTCACCGTGACCCCGCTGACCCGGCTGGAATACCTGCTCGGCAAACAGCTCCCCTACCTAGGGCCTGCTGAGAATCCCAGACCCACTGCCCCGCAGTTGATTCCAACAGGAATCTCATGATAGGATGGCCTGTAATCAGCCATTCCTGGCTTAGAAGAACCTGCTGACACGCAAATGTACGTTTTTCAGCACACCGGTCAGCTGTCGATTGAGGAGTTTCACTCGCCCTTTGGCGGGAAGCTCGATCCCAACAACCGCTGGGTTCTGCTCCACAAGTTGATTCCGTGGATTCAACTGGAAAGCCACTACGCGCCCCAGTTCAGCGCCAAGACAGGAGCCCCAGCCAAGCCCTTCCAGATGGCGTTCGGTGCGCTCTACATCCAACGACGATTGGGAGTGACGGATCGAGAGACGGTGGAGCTGATCACGGAATCACCCTATCTGCAATTTTTCATTGGCTTGAGCGGTTACCAGCCCCTGCCGCCGTTTGACGCCTCCATGATGGTGCACTTTCGCAAGCGAATTGGCCCTGAGCTGATCAAGGTCTGCAATGCTATGACCAAGGCCAACGGGATCGCAATGATTCAGGAGATGCTCGCTACTTGCGAGCAGGAAGACGGCATGACTGCAGAGGATCACAAGCAGCTTGCGGCCATTGAGGAAGAGCTGGGGGTGAAGCCAGCATCGCTCGATCCTGGCAGCAACTGGGGAACTCTGATCCTTGATGCAACCTGCGTGCCTGATGACATCCCCTACCCAGTGGACTTGAGGCTGCTTGCTGAGTCCCGGGACACAACGGAGAAGGTCATTGACGAGTTGTTCAAGCAGTTACAGGGCAAGATTCCCCGCAAGCCGCGCTGCAATAGCGTAAAAGCTCATAACCTATTCCTGGTTATCATCAAAAAGAAAAAGCCAAGCCGTGAGGAGATCCGGGAGGCGAAACGCTTCCAGCTCAACGAGATCAGCCGTAATCTCAGAGCAATTGACGGCATGATCTATTGCGGTGCAGAGCTTTCGGGGCTTGGTTCACAGCTGTACCGCAAGCTGCTGATCGCCAGTGAAGTCGCCCGGCAGCAACAGGAGATGTATAACGCTGACAGCCGGCGCATCGATGACAGGATCGTGAATCTGATGAAGCCACATGTAAGACCGATCGTGCGAGGCAAGGCGGGCAAGAAAACCGAGTTCGGGGCCAAGATTTCAATTTCTGATGACAATGGCTTTGTCGATGTGGATCGGATCAGCTGGGACAACTACAATGAAGCCAACGATCTGATCACACGTGCCGAGCAATACAAGGAAGAGCGAGGATACTACCCGGCCCGGATCTGTGCCGATTCAATCTATATGACATCTGGAAGCAAGAAGTTCTGTGAGGCTAATAAAATCAGACTCAGCGGCCGCCCACGCAAGAAGCAGGTCGAAGCCGAGGTGCAGACAGCAGAGCAGCAAGAGCTGTTCAAATCAGACATGAGAAAGCGTTCCGTGATCGAGGGAAGAATCGGGACGGGCAAGCGGAAATACGGACTGGATCGAATCCTAACCAAGTTGGTTGAAACATCAAGAACAGTGATCACGATGGTGTTCTTTGTCATGAATGTCGAGAAGATCATGAGGCTACTGCGCCTCTTGTTCGCTATTTTTGTCTCTGTGTACATCCTGATGCTTGGTTTGTGCACTGTCCGGTGCCGTCCAGCGCTTCTGTGGGCTGCTTAGTCAGCTTCCAGGAGTAAAACTGCGGTCACCACTGCTCGGGCGTGCGGGCCGAGAGATCCGCCTTTGACGCGCCGGAAAAGCCCACAATCGAAATTCAGCAAGCTCTACCTAGTGCTGGGGCTGGCCAATGTCGTGCTGCTGGCCGCTGTGGCGACGATCGCGCTGGGAGTCCCCCTGCGCGGCAGTCCGATCGCCGCTGGCCTGGGGGCCCTGCTCTATGTGAACGCGGCCACGGCGTTCGGAATGCTGATCTCCGCCTTCCTCGGCAGCCAGCTCGCCGCGATCTTCGGCACCACCCTGCTGACGGTGTTACCGGCCATCTCCTTCTCCGGTCTGATCGATCCGGTCAATTCGCTCACCGGACTGGGGGCGTTCATCGGCCGCATCTATCCCACCAGCCACTTCCTGATTCTCTGTCAGGGGGTGTTCAACAAGGGGCTGGCTCTGGTGGATCTGCTGCCGCCACTGCTGCCGCTGCTGATCGCCGGGCCCGTGCTTCAGGCCCTGGCGGTGCTGGCTCTGCCCCGGCAGGAGCGTTGACGATGCACGGCCTGCGGCTGCGCTGGAGCCATGTGCGCGATCTGGGCGTCAAGGAACTGCGCAGCCTGCTGCAGGAACGCTTCCTGCTGGTGCTCATCCTGTTCGCCTTCACCGTCTCGGTGCTGGCCGGCACCAGGGCGTCCCCGGAAACCCTTCGCAACACCCCGATCGCCATCGTTGACGAAGACCATTCGCCGCTGTCCCAGCGGATCAGCGAGGCCTTCCTGCCGCCCTATTTCCAGGCACCCAGGCTGGTGGAGCGAGCTGAGATGGAACGACGCCTGGAACTGGGGCAGGACACCTTCGGGCTCGATCTGCCGCCCCATTTCGAGCGCGATGTGCTGGCAGGCCGCCGACCGGCGGTGCAACTCAACGTCGATGCCACCCGCATCGGCCAGGCCTACAGCGGCGCCGCCTATGTGCAGGCGATCGTGCAACGGCAGGTGCAGGCCTTCCTGAGCCGTGATCGTCAACCCGTGACGCCGGCACCGGTGGAGCTGATCGCCCGTGCGCGCTTCAACCCGGAGCTGAGCATGGTGTGGTTCGGCTCGATCATGCAGGTGATCAACCAGGTGACGATGCTGTCGCTGATCCTCAGCGGCGCCGCCCTGGTGCGCGAACGGGACCGGGGCACGCTCGAACATTTGCTGGCGATGCCGGTGACGCCGCTGGAGATCATGCTTGCCAAGGGCTGGTCGATGGGCCTGGTGGTGCTGGTGGCCGCCACCGGCTCCCTGATAGTGATCGTGCAGGGGGTCCTGCAGGTGCCGATTGCCGGTTCGCTGCCCCTGTTTCTGATCGGGACGGCGGTGCATCTGTTCGCCACCACCTCCATGGGAATGCTGATCGCCACCCTGTCGCGCTCGATGCCGCAGTTCGGCCTGATGCTCCTGATGGTGCTCCTGCCGTTGCAGATGCTCTCGGGCTCGATCACGCCACGGGAGAGCATGCCCACCTGGGTGCAGCTGCTGATGTTGCTGGCCCCCAACACCCACTACGTGATCCTGAGCCAGGGGATCCTGTATCGCGACACGGGGCTGGCCATCCTCTGGCCTGAATTCATGATCCTCCTGGTGATCGGTGCCCTCTTTCTGGCCCTGGCCCTGGTTGGGTTCCGCCGGAGCATCAGCGCGATCCGATGAGGGGGACACAGCAACCAATCAAGAGGCGGTCGGCAACCGAAGACCGGCCGATTGGACCTGGCTGGCTCAGGTGCGCCCGCAGGGCTGCCGCCTCGCCCGGGCAACCCCGAGCCCCATGGATCGGCATCAGGCCGCTTGCGAGCGGCGCTGTTGCAGGGCGACCAGCGCGGCACCGCCCGCGGCCAGCACCAGGCCACCGCTGACGGCGAGGAACACCAGGGTCTGGAGCAGCAGCAGCAGGACGCCCAGGGCGGAGAAGGCCGCAATGCGGATCCTGGCCTTGAGCAACAACGTCAGCAGCAGCATCACGGTGGCCTTGAGGGCCAGCACCCTGGCTGTGGTCAGTGGGCAGAACGGATTCAGCAGCATCGCGGGCTAGCGGATGACCCCATGCTGGTGGACTGAGGGCCCTGACGGTTGCGCAGCTGTGCCGCAGGGAAGCGAGAAGGCACGCCACGGCACAGGACGGCGCAGGACGGCACACGACGCGGATGCCCGCGTGGCGGCTCACGCGGGATGGCCGTGACGGATCACCAGCTCGGCCGTGGTTCGCACGAGGGAGCAACCGACAAGATGACCGCCGAGCACGGCCCCCGTGGCGTCAGCGATGGTGATGTGCAGGTGGGCGCCGCCCGAATCCTCGATCAGACTCGGCACCCTCACCAGGGCATCGCCGCCGGGGCGTCTGCAGTGGGGGGGGCGGCCGGTCACCGCCTCAGGCCCGGGATCAGCGCGCCAGCAGTCCGAGCGGACCGAGGGCCGCAACCCCGCCGCCGCAGGCGAGGAGCAGGGCCACACTCCGGGTCCAGGCCAGGGGCAGGCGCCGCAGCACCAGGGCGCTGCCGCCGCTCACCAGCAGCGAACCGGCGAACGCTCCCAGCCACCACAGCGCCGCCGAACCGTCACTGGGGGCCTCGAGGCCGTGCAGCATGGCGTGAACAGCCACCGCCCCGGCCACCAGGCCGCCGCAGGCGCCCAGCCGGGGACTCCGGCGCGAGCGGAGGCAGCCCAGCACCAGCACCGCCACGGCTGTGACGG
It contains:
- the rbbA gene encoding ribosome-associated ATPase/putative transporter RbbA, with the translated sequence MSLALQATGLRLRYGTVTALAAIDLQVPTGSFLGLIGPDGVGKSSLLALIAGSRRLQGGQLQVLGADMADPAARRRVSPRLAYLPQGLGRNLYPSLTVRESIDGFAGLFGVAPHDLRRRRAALLDAVGLAPFAQRLAGQLSGGMKQKLGLCCALIHDPDLLLLDEPTSGVDPLSRRQFWQLIGAIRRERPQLTVLAASADLQEAAGFERLAVLDAGRLLAAGSPEELLQQTGTTSLEQAFVALLPAEQRARHQPVTLPEPLAQATEVVIEARGLTRRFDGFTAVDGVDLAIRRGEIFGFLGSNGCGKTTTMKMLTGLLPPTAGAALLLSRPVQPQDLSTRRRVGYMAQSFSLYQELTVRQNLRLHGQLFGVPGVELQRRTDALIRRFGLEAVAERLPDALPLGLRQRLSLAVALIHRPEVLILDEPTAGVDPIARDAFWNELIRLSRQERVTIFLSTHTIAEAARCDHVALMHAGRVLTTAPPQELIAQRGCRTLEQAFIAILDEVAPQPIPPEAVDWLGPPAATQPAPAPFRVRRLGWTARREVLELRRDPLRAVLALVGSVVLMVVMGTGISFDVEHLPFAVLDRDQSSLSRDYISGIAASRYFRLQAPITSPAELDRRLASGRLSLALEIPPHFARSVKRGDPVSLGIWLDGAMPQRAETARSSFEGLHSQWLKEQRSLGLFPRESLSAVPAGAIPVETRFLYNPDLRSITAMVPSVIPLLLMLIPAMLTSLSVVREKELGSQVNLTVTPLTRLEYLLGKQLPYLGPAENPRPTAPQLIPTGIS
- a CDS encoding IS5 family transposase gives rise to the protein MYVFQHTGQLSIEEFHSPFGGKLDPNNRWVLLHKLIPWIQLESHYAPQFSAKTGAPAKPFQMAFGALYIQRRLGVTDRETVELITESPYLQFFIGLSGYQPLPPFDASMMVHFRKRIGPELIKVCNAMTKANGIAMIQEMLATCEQEDGMTAEDHKQLAAIEEELGVKPASLDPGSNWGTLILDATCVPDDIPYPVDLRLLAESRDTTEKVIDELFKQLQGKIPRKPRCNSVKAHNLFLVIIKKKKPSREEIREAKRFQLNEISRNLRAIDGMIYCGAELSGLGSQLYRKLLIASEVARQQQEMYNADSRRIDDRIVNLMKPHVRPIVRGKAGKKTEFGAKISISDDNGFVDVDRISWDNYNEANDLITRAEQYKEERGYYPARICADSIYMTSGSKKFCEANKIRLSGRPRKKQVEAEVQTAEQQELFKSDMRKRSVIEGRIGTGKRKYGLDRILTKLVETSRTVITMVFFVMNVEKIMRLLRLLFAIFVSVYILMLGLCTVRCRPALLWAA
- a CDS encoding ABC transporter permease produces the protein MHGLRLRWSHVRDLGVKELRSLLQERFLLVLILFAFTVSVLAGTRASPETLRNTPIAIVDEDHSPLSQRISEAFLPPYFQAPRLVERAEMERRLELGQDTFGLDLPPHFERDVLAGRRPAVQLNVDATRIGQAYSGAAYVQAIVQRQVQAFLSRDRQPVTPAPVELIARARFNPELSMVWFGSIMQVINQVTMLSLILSGAALVRERDRGTLEHLLAMPVTPLEIMLAKGWSMGLVVLVAATGSLIVIVQGVLQVPIAGSLPLFLIGTAVHLFATTSMGMLIATLSRSMPQFGLMLLMVLLPLQMLSGSITPRESMPTWVQLLMLLAPNTHYVILSQGILYRDTGLAILWPEFMILLVIGALFLALALVGFRRSISAIR
- a CDS encoding PPC domain-containing DNA-binding protein, with amino-acid sequence MTGRPPHCRRPGGDALVRVPSLIEDSGGAHLHITIADATGAVLGGHLVGCSLVRTTAELVIRHGHPA
- a CDS encoding HupE/UreJ family protein gives rise to the protein MTQSFPARTLALCGGAAALALLLDQPAQAHGIAQGGIVSGFLHPIGGVDHLLLLIGVGAAASCISSQLLLWAVAGAIGGGLFGAVGGTLPGQELLAALAVTAVAVLVLGCLRSRRSPRLGACGGLVAGAVAVHAMLHGLEAPSDGSAALWWLGAFAGSLLVSGGSALVLRRLPLAWTRSVALLLACGGGVAALGPLGLLAR